A section of the Leptospira semungkisensis genome encodes:
- a CDS encoding SDR family NAD(P)-dependent oxidoreductase produces the protein MRFKNKKVLITGGNSGIGLVTAKLLVQEGAKVAITGRDQKTLDSAQKELGENAIAIKADVLNSEERKNAMQLIQEKFGELDAVFANAGIIKQSPLGTTTEEDFNQVLQTNITGAFFTVQAALPLLKQGSSVILNGSVMSVLGLGGSSAYSASKAGVRAMTRVLASELGPKGIRVNAVIPGATKTPIWGEETPATQARLQAISRSIPMARIGEPEEIAKAVLFLASDDSSYMQGTEIVVDGGATSSPAGAPIYLGK, from the coding sequence ATGAGATTTAAGAATAAGAAAGTGTTGATCACCGGAGGAAACAGCGGAATAGGACTCGTTACCGCAAAACTGTTGGTCCAAGAAGGAGCCAAGGTAGCAATCACCGGAAGGGACCAAAAGACACTGGATTCTGCTCAGAAAGAATTGGGCGAGAATGCGATCGCAATCAAGGCAGACGTATTGAATTCCGAAGAAAGGAAAAATGCAATGCAACTCATCCAAGAAAAATTCGGAGAATTGGATGCAGTCTTTGCGAACGCAGGGATCATTAAACAGAGCCCTCTTGGAACCACTACCGAAGAAGATTTCAATCAGGTATTGCAAACGAATATTACTGGGGCATTCTTCACTGTGCAAGCGGCACTTCCCTTACTCAAGCAAGGCTCTTCTGTGATTCTAAATGGATCCGTTATGAGCGTACTCGGATTAGGAGGAAGCTCCGCTTATTCCGCAAGTAAAGCGGGAGTGAGAGCCATGACAAGAGTGCTTGCTTCTGAACTAGGACCGAAAGGCATCCGGGTCAACGCAGTCATTCCTGGCGCAACCAAAACACCCATCTGGGGAGAAGAAACCCCTGCGACCCAAGCAAGACTGCAGGCAATCTCTCGTTCTATTCCAATGGCGAGGATTGGAGAACCGGAAGAAATAGCAAAAGCTGTATTATTCTTGGCCTCCGATGACTCTTCTTATATGCAAGGGACCGAGATCGTAGTCGATGGAGGAGCTACAAGTTCTCCCGCAGGAGCGCCTATTTATCTTGGCAAATAA
- a CDS encoding PAS domain S-box protein: MGESKIELGQSLVLIDFLGFFLKIQEDSIPTDRVLYKMLERIGHDCAFTSSQIWLKDRATENFRLKTRWQKEGTFASDNSSQENQNIGPKNYKDLTELFSQKNWKLNNELDQNSPIVSGLSFTALSFLSIPILVQEELNGYILFFSDQKKEIAEPYHAVFDLISSHLGSLLIERQGQHDIRESEERMRGVLENMPIMFFSVDENFQTISWNHECEKVLGYLAQEVIGNPSFSFQDLFYPLKSPSKMSLDSKVLDVDFKNLELNLISKDGKSKLVSLSNVSSGFPKYGSKKWFVGVDITRTKEIEIELKSSLKELSDFQTALNAVSIVAITDKQGKIIYVNQNFCDISGYSRDELLGQNHRIINSGYHPKEFFHDLWKTISKGKIWKGEIKNRAKDGKFYWVDTTISPVLDENEKPYQYLAIRNNITERKETEEKARHAENNLKTLQDRMSPHFLFNTLSIIHSYLQTNPDLADSAILMLADNYRFLTDQATKQLVPFDIEWEFTENYLQLLKLRFSDFLEVEVEKKGDFRNCQIPPLTLQPLVENSYIHGIRDKKGKGKIILNASVEGSKTQIIIRDNGNGLKTQNVYSRTIANIAERLKFYLYESEVKIENHPEGGAIVTIRFDYSPKLNS, from the coding sequence ATGGGCGAGAGTAAAATCGAATTAGGGCAAAGCCTGGTCTTAATCGACTTCTTAGGATTTTTTCTCAAAATTCAAGAGGACTCGATTCCTACGGATCGAGTCCTGTACAAAATGTTAGAACGGATCGGGCATGATTGTGCTTTTACTTCTTCTCAGATCTGGTTGAAGGACCGAGCTACTGAGAACTTTCGTTTAAAGACAAGGTGGCAAAAAGAAGGGACCTTTGCCTCGGACAACTCTTCTCAAGAGAATCAAAATATTGGCCCTAAAAATTATAAGGATCTTACAGAACTCTTCTCGCAAAAGAATTGGAAATTAAACAATGAGTTGGATCAAAACTCTCCCATCGTTTCCGGGCTTTCTTTTACTGCGCTTTCTTTTTTAAGCATTCCGATCTTGGTTCAGGAGGAATTGAATGGATACATTCTATTCTTTTCCGATCAGAAGAAGGAAATTGCGGAACCTTATCATGCAGTATTCGATCTGATCTCTTCTCATTTAGGCAGCTTGCTAATTGAAAGGCAAGGCCAACATGATATTCGGGAAAGTGAAGAGAGAATGAGAGGAGTATTGGAGAACATGCCCATCATGTTCTTTTCTGTGGATGAGAATTTTCAAACAATTTCTTGGAATCACGAATGTGAGAAGGTTCTAGGCTATTTGGCACAAGAGGTGATTGGAAATCCTTCCTTTTCATTTCAGGATCTATTCTATCCGCTTAAGTCTCCGAGCAAGATGAGTTTGGACTCTAAGGTTCTGGATGTAGACTTTAAGAATTTGGAATTGAATCTTATCTCCAAGGACGGAAAGAGTAAGCTTGTCTCTCTGTCCAATGTGTCCTCTGGATTTCCAAAATACGGTTCTAAGAAATGGTTTGTGGGAGTTGATATCACTCGCACAAAGGAAATCGAGATAGAACTTAAGAGTTCTTTAAAGGAATTATCCGATTTTCAGACTGCCTTGAATGCTGTATCGATCGTTGCGATTACCGATAAACAAGGAAAGATTATCTACGTAAACCAGAACTTTTGCGATATAAGCGGCTATTCCCGGGATGAATTGCTCGGACAAAATCATAGGATCATTAATTCGGGATATCATCCAAAAGAATTTTTCCATGATCTATGGAAGACAATCTCTAAAGGAAAGATCTGGAAAGGCGAGATCAAGAATCGAGCAAAGGATGGAAAGTTCTATTGGGTGGACACGACTATTTCCCCGGTCTTGGATGAGAACGAAAAGCCGTATCAGTATCTTGCGATCCGAAACAATATTACGGAAAGAAAGGAAACGGAGGAGAAGGCTCGTCACGCGGAGAATAATCTAAAAACCCTGCAAGATAGAATGAGTCCGCATTTTCTGTTTAACACGTTAAGTATCATTCATTCTTACTTGCAGACCAATCCTGACCTTGCTGATTCGGCTATCTTGATGTTAGCAGATAATTATAGATTTCTAACGGACCAGGCAACTAAGCAACTGGTGCCTTTCGATATTGAATGGGAGTTTACCGAGAATTATTTGCAATTATTGAAATTAAGATTCTCTGATTTTCTAGAAGTGGAAGTAGAGAAGAAGGGCGACTTTCGTAATTGTCAGATCCCTCCTTTGACACTGCAGCCCCTTGTCGAAAATTCTTATATTCATGGCATCCGAGACAAGAAGGGCAAAGGAAAGATCATCCTAAATGCAAGTGTTGAAGGAAGTAAGACTCAGATCATTATTCGAGATAATGGCAATGGACTTAAGACTCAAAACGTATACTCTCGAACGATCGCGAACATTGCGGAGAGATTGAAATTTTATCTTTACGAATCGGAAGTCAAAATCGAAAATCATCCTGAAGGCGGAGCGATTGTTACGATTCGCTTCGATTATTCTCCTAAATTGAATTCGTAA
- a CDS encoding winged helix-turn-helix transcriptional regulator: MKRKSLEKEACPIARSLGEIGEWWSLLIIRDAFLGKNRFGEFEKSLGLAKNILSTRLQSLVNHGILEISPASDGSAYQEYNLTEKGKRIFPVLVALRQWGEACLFDDSGAGQILVDKKFGKKVKPIEIRSQDGRLLKADDVRIEFISPKPKKNSRKK; this comes from the coding sequence ATGAAACGGAAAAGTCTCGAAAAAGAAGCTTGCCCTATCGCCAGATCACTAGGCGAGATCGGAGAATGGTGGTCTCTTCTCATTATACGTGATGCGTTCTTAGGCAAGAATAGATTTGGAGAATTCGAAAAAAGCCTTGGTTTAGCTAAGAATATATTAAGTACCAGGTTGCAAAGTCTTGTAAACCATGGAATCTTAGAGATCTCACCTGCCTCCGACGGTAGCGCATACCAAGAATATAATCTCACAGAAAAAGGCAAAAGAATATTCCCAGTGCTTGTTGCATTACGCCAATGGGGAGAAGCCTGCCTATTCGATGATTCCGGTGCAGGCCAAATATTGGTGGATAAAAAGTTCGGAAAGAAGGTCAAGCCGATAGAAATCAGATCTCAAGACGGAAGGCTTCTCAAAGCAGACGATGTTCGAATAGAATTCATTTCTCCAAAACCCAAAAAGAATTCTCGCAAGAAATAA
- a CDS encoding TetR/AcrR family transcriptional regulator, protein MAKISKTLVDETRKKEILDAALYCFLQFGYSKTSMDDIAKKAGLSRPLLYLKFKNKEDLFESIFDYTLEDCYIEADKVLKKKLPPKEKLFHICESILIEPWSKIEGHPRTDEFYEACSKLSPASIDKYERQIKKYALAVLGDKDTAETFYLSLEGLSADLPKLNILKKRVRILVDRFVS, encoded by the coding sequence ATGGCGAAGATTTCCAAAACGCTCGTAGATGAGACAAGAAAGAAGGAAATACTGGACGCGGCGCTATATTGCTTTCTGCAATTCGGATATTCCAAGACCTCTATGGATGATATAGCCAAAAAGGCAGGTCTATCTAGACCCCTTCTCTATCTGAAGTTCAAGAATAAGGAGGATCTATTCGAGAGTATTTTCGACTATACTCTTGAAGATTGCTATATAGAGGCAGATAAGGTCTTAAAAAAGAAACTTCCTCCAAAAGAGAAACTATTTCATATCTGCGAATCTATCCTAATCGAGCCCTGGTCCAAGATCGAAGGTCATCCTAGGACAGACGAATTTTATGAAGCTTGCTCTAAACTCTCTCCGGCGAGCATAGATAAATATGAGAGGCAGATCAAAAAGTACGCCCTTGCAGTTTTAGGCGATAAGGATACTGCCGAAACTTTCTATCTCAGTTTAGAGGGACTTTCCGCCGATCTTCCCAAACTCAATATCTTAAAAAAAAGAGTCCGCATCCTAGTGGATCGCTTCGTAAGTTAA
- a CDS encoding MBL fold metallo-hydrolase yields the protein MRPKRTTHEMFKNRYVLLLSVIAILGVFSTCESIGHKAEGERLQRVQLSPQWKDGQFVNPQPLVNYTWKAIWTLLNPSPHTNPSEPVPVLAVEKERFSQFPKSGLRVTWLGHSTNLIEIDGTRILTDPVWGDRTSPAGWLGPKRWFPPLIELEHLPEIDAVLISHDHYDHLDHSTISIIKTWNTKFIVPLGVGANLEYWGVPKDKIIEMDWWGSFRLKDLEIVSTPARHASGRYLLDNDEKLWSSYALLGPKHRVYFSGDTGLFPGMKKIGEKYGPFDLTMIETGQYDQAWPDWHIGPEQAVIAHTQLKGKKFLPIHWGLFALASHSWTEPIERVMAKAKELEVIVLTPKPGESTEPDLDQKHSIWWPKLPWKTEKENPIVSGQLDDPKEN from the coding sequence ATGAGACCTAAACGAACTACTCACGAAATGTTTAAGAATAGATATGTTCTTTTGCTATCGGTAATTGCGATCCTCGGAGTCTTTTCTACCTGTGAAAGCATAGGCCATAAGGCGGAAGGAGAAAGGTTACAAAGGGTGCAGTTGTCTCCCCAATGGAAAGATGGACAATTCGTAAATCCGCAACCGCTTGTAAATTATACTTGGAAGGCGATATGGACTCTTCTGAATCCGAGTCCTCATACAAATCCAAGCGAGCCTGTGCCGGTTCTTGCCGTGGAGAAAGAAAGATTCTCTCAGTTTCCGAAGAGTGGTCTGAGAGTGACTTGGCTTGGTCATTCTACCAATCTGATAGAAATAGATGGGACGAGGATCCTAACAGATCCGGTTTGGGGAGATAGAACTTCTCCCGCTGGATGGCTTGGACCTAAGAGATGGTTTCCTCCTCTGATAGAATTGGAGCATCTTCCTGAAATCGACGCGGTCTTGATCTCGCATGACCACTATGATCACCTGGATCATTCTACCATCTCCATTATAAAAACATGGAATACTAAATTTATCGTTCCTTTAGGAGTGGGAGCCAATTTGGAATATTGGGGAGTGCCTAAGGATAAAATAATAGAGATGGATTGGTGGGGAAGCTTTCGCCTCAAGGATCTGGAAATTGTGAGTACTCCAGCAAGACATGCTTCCGGAAGATATCTTTTGGACAACGATGAGAAGCTTTGGTCCAGTTATGCTCTTCTTGGACCGAAGCATCGGGTGTATTTTTCGGGAGATACCGGTCTCTTCCCAGGTATGAAGAAGATCGGAGAAAAATATGGACCATTCGATCTAACAATGATCGAGACAGGACAATATGACCAAGCCTGGCCTGATTGGCATATAGGACCGGAGCAAGCAGTCATTGCTCATACTCAATTGAAAGGAAAGAAGTTCCTACCTATTCATTGGGGATTGTTTGCGTTAGCCTCTCATTCTTGGACGGAACCGATCGAAAGAGTAATGGCCAAGGCAAAGGAACTAGAGGTTATAGTTCTCACTCCTAAACCGGGAGAAAGTACTGAGCCAGATCTAGATCAGAAACATTCTATCTGGTGGCCTAAACTTCCTTGGAAAACGGAGAAAGAGAATCCGATCGTATCGGGACAATTGGACGACCCTAAGGAGAATTAA
- a CDS encoding LytR/AlgR family response regulator transcription factor, protein MTNIKKEWKVLIVEDEAPTRDLLINYCLSRHELKLSKVAKDGEEALEYLQTEDFDLVFLDINLPLLSGLDIVEKLENPPYIVFITAVQDKAINAFELGAIDYLLKPFSKERFFKAVDRAGEFLQRKEEKPAGNVFNEHGLFILEKENHFLIPYNDINYISSRDNFSVVHTERRQYVTYKSLKSLEAKLPPNRFLRIYKQYIINIEKMSHMQSDNAGNYLVYLKDEDETQLPVGRKYVAKIKELL, encoded by the coding sequence ATGACAAACATAAAAAAAGAATGGAAGGTTTTGATCGTAGAAGACGAGGCTCCGACTCGTGATTTGTTGATCAATTACTGTCTTTCTCGTCATGAACTGAAACTTTCCAAAGTTGCAAAGGATGGAGAGGAGGCCTTGGAATACTTGCAAACCGAGGATTTCGATCTAGTCTTTTTGGATATCAATCTCCCATTACTTTCCGGTTTGGACATTGTAGAGAAACTGGAAAATCCTCCTTATATCGTTTTCATTACCGCAGTGCAAGACAAGGCAATCAACGCTTTCGAGTTGGGAGCGATAGATTATCTTCTCAAACCTTTTTCCAAAGAGAGATTTTTTAAGGCAGTAGATAGGGCCGGAGAATTTCTGCAAAGAAAGGAAGAGAAACCTGCAGGAAATGTTTTTAACGAGCATGGCTTGTTTATCTTAGAAAAAGAGAATCACTTCCTGATTCCTTATAACGATATTAATTATATCTCTTCCAGAGATAATTTCAGTGTGGTTCATACTGAAAGAAGACAGTATGTAACTTATAAATCTCTGAAAAGCTTAGAAGCCAAACTTCCTCCAAATCGTTTTTTAAGAATTTATAAACAATATATTATTAATATAGAGAAAATGTCCCATATGCAGAGCGATAATGCGGGCAATTATCTGGTATATTTAAAAGACGAAGATGAGACCCAATTGCCAGTGGGTAGAAAATACGTGGCAAAGATCAAAGAACTTCTCTGA
- a CDS encoding NAD-dependent epimerase/dehydratase family protein, whose amino-acid sequence MKIKVIITGATGMVGEGVLLECLEHPDVESILLLNRKPSGYQHPKVKEIMHANFFDVTPIADQLKGYDACFFCLGVSSVGKKEEEYFRLSHTLTLHVAEVLAKQNPKMSFCYISGAHTDSTEKGRTMWARVKGKVENDLQKLPFARVYNFRPGYLHPTEGAKNTLPYYKYMSWAFPVLRKIFPNQVSTLKELGLAMIYSVTKGTDKRILEVRDILELSSK is encoded by the coding sequence ATGAAAATAAAAGTAATTATAACAGGTGCTACCGGTATGGTAGGAGAAGGGGTACTTTTGGAATGTCTCGAGCATCCGGACGTGGAAAGTATTCTATTATTAAATCGTAAACCTTCCGGCTATCAGCATCCCAAAGTGAAAGAGATTATGCACGCAAATTTCTTTGATGTGACTCCGATTGCTGATCAACTGAAAGGTTATGATGCATGCTTTTTCTGTTTAGGAGTTTCTTCTGTGGGAAAGAAAGAAGAGGAATATTTCAGACTTTCTCATACTCTTACTCTGCATGTGGCAGAAGTCCTGGCAAAACAGAATCCTAAGATGAGTTTTTGTTATATCTCCGGTGCTCATACGGATAGCACGGAGAAGGGAAGAACAATGTGGGCCAGGGTGAAAGGAAAGGTTGAAAACGATCTGCAAAAATTACCGTTTGCAAGAGTCTATAATTTCCGCCCTGGATATTTGCATCCAACCGAAGGCGCGAAAAACACGCTTCCTTATTACAAATACATGAGCTGGGCCTTTCCGGTTTTGAGAAAAATATTCCCTAATCAAGTGAGTACTCTAAAAGAACTTGGGCTCGCTATGATCTATTCGGTCACTAAAGGAACCGATAAAAGAATATTAGAAGTACGAGATATACTGGAATTGTCCTCGAAGTAA
- a CDS encoding hybrid sensor histidine kinase/response regulator — protein MQDCKIDPSDLDHLPLFSETDANSKINWNDWFCQVSHFKNIIQHSSDGFAIISLEGKFISANPGLGKILGYTEKEFLELNYQSLTHPSDLGSDMDSIQALLSGDGSAFRREKRYKHKSGQFIWIQLDLTLIRDEEGFPQYFAAQLQEISERKRSEKALKESEEKFRQLSETIDEAFWMKDAETQKLLYVSPAYERIWGRSIDSLFENPDSWLNSVHPDDLHLALQSIPKQKEDGNKNEKFRIRLPDGTERWIRLRTFPVFGSDGRFERILGVARDVTQHHELERQLAHSQRMESIGSLAGGVAHDFNNLLTVILGFSTLLEKNRNNPEKILQSVEVIRKTAERGTALVRQLLTLARKVESYFQPIFLNDLISEALNIARSTFPKTISIQSDISTDGIKINADYTQIHQIFLNLILNAKDAMPAGGNLSVTLRTADDPLSDKKCKCAVIEVKDNGIGMDEETKRKIFDPFFTTKEPGKGTGLGLALVYGILENHKGRITVESSIGQGTKFTVYIPLLSEKKKENTSQESQTKEEKKDKRTVLLIEDEEMIRIPLANYLSEFGHHLYTAQDGEEAINVYNQNRERIDVVICDLNLPKGNGLEILKKIRATDPEIPLFLASGYIDPKIKADLEGIGFKCIIQKPYHFESILKKIQNI, from the coding sequence ATGCAAGACTGCAAAATAGATCCGAGCGATTTAGATCATCTTCCCTTATTTAGTGAAACGGATGCAAACAGTAAGATAAATTGGAACGACTGGTTTTGTCAGGTGTCTCATTTTAAGAATATCATTCAGCATTCTTCCGACGGATTTGCGATCATCTCTCTGGAGGGAAAGTTTATCAGCGCAAACCCTGGACTAGGTAAAATACTCGGATATACAGAGAAAGAGTTCCTCGAACTTAACTACCAGTCCCTCACTCATCCGAGCGATCTAGGATCCGATATGGATTCTATCCAAGCACTTCTCTCAGGCGATGGTTCCGCATTTCGTAGAGAGAAAAGATATAAACATAAAAGCGGACAATTCATTTGGATCCAATTAGACCTAACGTTGATTCGGGACGAGGAAGGCTTTCCACAATATTTTGCGGCACAATTACAAGAGATCTCAGAGAGAAAACGCTCCGAAAAAGCATTAAAAGAAAGCGAGGAAAAGTTTCGCCAATTGTCTGAAACCATAGATGAAGCATTTTGGATGAAAGACGCTGAAACCCAGAAATTACTATACGTTAGCCCTGCTTACGAAAGGATTTGGGGGAGATCCATAGATAGCCTTTTTGAAAATCCGGATTCTTGGTTAAACTCAGTTCATCCGGATGATCTTCATCTCGCGCTGCAAAGCATTCCCAAGCAAAAAGAAGATGGGAATAAGAATGAAAAGTTCCGCATCCGACTGCCGGATGGAACTGAAAGATGGATAAGACTTAGAACATTTCCGGTCTTCGGCTCGGACGGTCGTTTCGAAAGGATCCTGGGAGTCGCAAGAGATGTGACCCAACATCACGAATTAGAAAGACAACTCGCTCATTCCCAAAGAATGGAATCCATTGGGTCTTTGGCCGGTGGAGTTGCTCATGACTTCAATAATCTCCTCACTGTGATATTAGGATTCTCTACTCTACTAGAGAAAAATCGAAATAATCCGGAAAAGATTCTGCAATCGGTAGAAGTGATCCGTAAGACCGCAGAAAGAGGAACTGCCTTGGTGCGTCAACTTTTGACACTCGCAAGAAAGGTAGAGTCCTATTTCCAACCGATCTTCCTGAATGATCTTATCTCGGAAGCATTGAATATAGCCAGGTCTACTTTTCCGAAAACCATTTCTATCCAGTCGGATATCTCTACCGATGGAATCAAGATCAACGCGGACTACACTCAAATACATCAGATTTTCTTAAATTTGATCTTAAACGCAAAGGATGCTATGCCCGCCGGAGGAAATCTATCCGTAACTCTAAGGACAGCGGATGACCCTCTCTCGGACAAGAAATGCAAATGTGCAGTGATAGAAGTAAAGGACAACGGAATCGGAATGGATGAGGAAACGAAACGTAAGATCTTCGATCCGTTCTTCACTACCAAGGAACCCGGAAAAGGAACGGGATTGGGTCTTGCCTTGGTCTATGGAATTTTAGAAAATCATAAAGGAAGGATCACAGTAGAAAGCTCAATCGGACAAGGAACAAAATTCACCGTTTATATTCCCCTTCTTTCGGAAAAGAAAAAGGAAAATACATCCCAAGAATCCCAAACTAAGGAAGAGAAGAAGGATAAACGGACTGTTCTATTGATCGAGGACGAAGAAATGATCCGGATTCCTCTTGCCAACTATCTCTCTGAATTCGGGCATCATCTTTACACTGCCCAAGACGGAGAAGAAGCAATCAATGTCTATAATCAAAATCGTGAGAGAATAGATGTAGTGATCTGCGACCTAAATCTTCCGAAAGGGAACGGTTTAGAGATCTTAAAGAAGATCAGGGCCACAGATCCGGAAATTCCACTCTTTCTCGCAAGCGGATATATAGATCCTAAGATCAAAGCGGATTTGGAAGGAATAGGATTCAAATGTATCATACAAAAACCGTATCATTTCGAATCGATTCTCAAGAAAATTCAAAATATTTAA
- a CDS encoding sensor histidine kinase, with protein MIAETENDQEYSDNRELASLSLEVANKTPAMLAYWDKNQICKFANEAYYYWFGKSGQDMIGISMKELLGPIYPLNLPYIEGVLAGERQVFEREIPLPSGEIVHTLVTYIPDFVQGEVNGFFVHSADVSPVKKLELDLKRSESKFKSLLEGTPHAVLVANWLGEILLVNNETARQFHYTKEELIGMKLSSLIPEFHKLVFFQQRNCNLSPEQKANLIENVVKPVGIRSDGSKFPIEATLSDVSEFEEGAVYLLVKDITWKKEKDEELRRSLDVISEQNDRLSNFTHIVSHNLRTHSGNIESVLGFLEEAESQEEKEELIQYLKKSSQGLSETIDHLNTVVSIRTNPNIQKVRIDLNSAVAKTIQILRREIESSEAEISVSIPQGLEISHVPAYMDSILLNLISNAIKYRDDIRKPNIKIRAYEVGSEIILRVKDNGKGIDLKKHGSKLFGMYKTFHGNKDAHGVGLFITRNQIESLGGKIEVESKEGVGTRFTVRFLAD; from the coding sequence ATGATAGCAGAAACCGAGAACGATCAGGAATACTCCGACAATAGAGAACTTGCAAGCCTAAGTTTAGAAGTAGCAAATAAAACCCCAGCAATGCTCGCCTATTGGGATAAAAACCAAATATGCAAGTTTGCTAATGAGGCCTATTATTATTGGTTCGGAAAATCAGGCCAGGACATGATCGGAATCAGCATGAAGGAGCTATTAGGTCCGATATATCCATTAAATTTACCTTATATAGAAGGCGTATTAGCAGGCGAAAGACAGGTTTTTGAAAGAGAGATCCCTCTCCCTTCAGGAGAGATAGTTCATACATTAGTTACCTATATTCCCGACTTTGTGCAAGGAGAGGTGAATGGTTTCTTTGTGCATTCTGCGGACGTAAGCCCTGTAAAGAAACTGGAGTTAGACCTAAAAAGATCCGAATCCAAGTTTAAAAGTCTTCTAGAAGGAACTCCTCACGCTGTTTTAGTGGCGAATTGGTTAGGCGAAATCCTGTTGGTAAATAACGAGACCGCAAGACAGTTCCATTATACAAAAGAAGAATTGATCGGAATGAAATTATCCTCTCTCATTCCTGAATTTCATAAGCTTGTATTCTTCCAGCAGAGAAATTGCAATTTAAGTCCGGAGCAGAAGGCAAACTTGATCGAGAATGTAGTAAAGCCAGTCGGGATCCGGTCCGATGGTTCCAAATTCCCGATTGAAGCGACTCTTAGCGATGTCTCCGAATTCGAAGAAGGCGCAGTGTATCTTTTAGTCAAAGACATCACTTGGAAGAAAGAAAAGGACGAAGAACTGAGAAGATCCTTAGATGTAATCTCAGAACAGAACGATCGACTCTCTAATTTTACCCATATTGTTTCCCACAATCTTAGGACGCATTCGGGAAATATAGAATCCGTACTTGGTTTTCTGGAAGAGGCAGAAAGCCAAGAAGAGAAGGAAGAACTGATCCAATATCTTAAAAAGTCCTCCCAGGGTTTAAGTGAAACAATTGATCATTTGAATACAGTAGTTTCTATTCGCACAAATCCGAATATTCAAAAAGTGAGAATAGATCTGAACTCAGCAGTTGCAAAGACAATACAGATCCTGAGAAGAGAAATCGAATCCTCCGAAGCGGAAATATCCGTAAGCATTCCTCAAGGATTAGAAATTTCTCATGTTCCTGCGTATATGGACAGTATCCTTCTGAACTTGATATCCAATGCCATTAAGTACAGGGACGATATCAGAAAACCGAATATTAAAATTAGAGCATACGAGGTTGGATCGGAGATCATCCTAAGGGTTAAGGACAACGGCAAGGGAATCGATCTCAAGAAGCATGGTAGCAAGCTATTCGGAATGTACAAGACCTTTCATGGGAACAAAGATGCTCATGGAGTCGGGTTATTCATTACGAGAAACCAAATCGAAAGCTTGGGTGGCAAGATAGAAGTGGAAAGCAAAGAAGGAGTCGGGACCAGATTTACTGTCCGATTTTTAGCCGACTAG
- a CDS encoding Crp/Fnr family transcriptional regulator, with product MHDLPLIEQIKKRVPNLEKNWDRYKHMLKERKIPAKTVLFKEGDLAKTIYIVKNGCLRIKFDDNGRDITIAFLFRNRAVASIHSYRGTHKESRFGLESIEPSEIYYITEEDAATIYKENEGVREMVLEFTLERFETYLGLFLSRIRDSPEERYLNLIKQQPDIVTRIPQHYIASYLGITPVSLSRIRNRVWKEENRKKS from the coding sequence ATGCACGACCTTCCTTTGATCGAACAAATCAAGAAGAGAGTCCCTAATTTGGAAAAAAATTGGGATCGATATAAGCATATGTTGAAGGAAAGAAAGATCCCCGCAAAGACTGTTCTATTTAAGGAAGGGGATCTTGCGAAGACCATCTATATAGTCAAGAATGGATGTCTTCGCATAAAGTTTGATGATAATGGAAGAGATATAACGATCGCATTCCTTTTTAGGAATCGTGCTGTGGCCTCTATTCATAGTTACAGAGGAACTCATAAAGAAAGTCGTTTTGGGCTGGAGAGTATAGAACCTTCCGAGATATATTATATTACCGAAGAGGATGCTGCGACTATCTATAAGGAGAATGAAGGGGTAAGGGAGATGGTCTTGGAATTCACTCTGGAAAGATTCGAGACCTATCTAGGTCTATTTCTTTCTAGGATCAGGGATAGTCCAGAAGAGAGATATTTGAACCTGATCAAACAGCAGCCGGACATTGTGACAAGGATCCCTCAGCATTATATTGCATCTTATCTGGGGATCACTCCTGTATCCTTAAGTAGGATTCGAAATAGAGTTTGGAAAGAAGAGAATCGAAAGAAGTCCTAG